From one Halothece sp. PCC 7418 genomic stretch:
- a CDS encoding S1 family peptidase produces MRFINFTLAGVTFFFLAAGEVASAIVVSGDPSEGESTLGSSFDPDDPYYVVQPGETDPISGISLDGVADLSISTNSGGFRCTGSRIGSNLVLTAAHCVTDGSGKLDANSVTATWELSGGDVSATSQNITFHPNWDGNVGNGYDVAVIETANEIVNSVPTYDLFLGNNEGGVHTKVGYGRSGNGNDGSTIGSGTKRQGQNVYEAFLNDSDENPGILLFDFDDGTDIRNNDDFFGNSGLGVGVAEINSAPGDSGGPTFVDGLIAGITSFGSRFHSPPDIDETVNSTFGEISGDARVSQYSDFILSFDDPTPVPFGINQSLGILFLGGMLAGRQLRKHYKKQ; encoded by the coding sequence ATGCGTTTCATCAATTTTACCCTCGCAGGAGTCACCTTTTTTTTCTTAGCAGCAGGAGAAGTCGCCAGCGCGATCGTTGTTTCAGGTGATCCTAGCGAAGGAGAGAGTACCTTGGGGTCTAGTTTTGACCCCGATGACCCTTACTATGTTGTTCAACCTGGAGAGACTGATCCAATTTCTGGAATTAGCCTTGATGGGGTTGCTGATTTGAGTATTAGCACTAATTCAGGAGGCTTTCGCTGTACTGGTTCGAGGATTGGTAGTAATTTAGTGTTAACTGCTGCTCACTGTGTTACTGATGGTAGCGGAAAGTTAGACGCGAACAGTGTAACAGCTACGTGGGAACTGAGCGGTGGTGATGTTAGTGCAACCTCTCAAAACATTACCTTTCATCCCAATTGGGATGGTAATGTAGGAAACGGATATGATGTGGCTGTCATTGAGACGGCGAACGAGATTGTTAATTCCGTTCCCACCTATGATCTATTTCTAGGGAATAACGAAGGTGGTGTTCATACAAAAGTCGGTTATGGTCGTTCGGGAAATGGTAATGATGGTAGTACCATTGGTTCTGGGACAAAGCGACAAGGACAAAATGTTTACGAGGCTTTTTTGAACGATAGTGATGAAAACCCTGGGATTTTACTCTTTGATTTTGATGACGGAACTGACATCAGAAATAATGATGATTTTTTTGGTAATAGTGGTCTTGGGGTTGGAGTTGCAGAAATCAACTCAGCCCCAGGAGACTCAGGAGGACCGACTTTTGTTGATGGTTTAATTGCTGGGATTACTTCTTTTGGTAGCCGTTTCCATAGCCCTCCCGATATTGACGAAACAGTTAACAGTACCTTTGGTGAAATTTCTGGAGATGCGAGGGTTTCACAATATAGCGATTTTATTTTGAGTTTTGATGATCCGACCCCTGTTCCGTTTGGTATTAATCAATCATTGGGTATCCTATTTTTAGGTGGAATGCTTGCGGGTCGCCAATTACGGAAACATTATAAAAAACAATAA
- a CDS encoding TIGR02652 family protein — protein MDPALQYPIFGAEIKCPHCRQTIPALTLTDTYLCSRHGAFEADPKTEELVHLQSGRCWRMWEGQWYRQHTHPDGIRFEIHEALDRLYTQGYRATRVIIAKRYQELVSSYLEKHRSRWGDSTENQLRLYGLPIAFSPDEVEDPRWGVINFDLEKEPGVPVRYPYFRLFE, from the coding sequence ATGGATCCAGCTTTGCAATACCCAATTTTTGGGGCGGAAATTAAATGTCCCCACTGTCGTCAAACGATTCCCGCGCTGACGTTAACCGATACGTATTTATGTTCGCGTCATGGGGCGTTTGAAGCAGATCCGAAGACGGAAGAGTTGGTTCATTTGCAGTCTGGACGATGCTGGCGGATGTGGGAAGGTCAATGGTATCGCCAACACACTCACCCAGATGGGATTCGTTTTGAAATTCACGAAGCACTGGATCGGCTATATACTCAAGGATATCGTGCAACACGGGTGATTATTGCTAAGCGATATCAAGAATTAGTGAGTTCTTATCTGGAGAAACATCGATCGCGCTGGGGAGATAGCACCGAAAACCAGTTAAGATTATACGGTTTACCAATTGCTTTTAGCCCTGACGAAGTGGAAGACCCTCGTTGGGGCGTGATTAACTTCGATTTAGAAAAAGAACCTGGTGTTCCCGTTCGTTATCCTTATTTCCGCTTATTTGAATAG
- a CDS encoding VOC family protein, with protein MHHVSIRTGDIHRAIAFYELLGFTIQERFTTGYTLACWLKGWNSRLELIQIPQPKPAPDAFHDEHYVGYYHLSFDVTEYAKSLPEWLNNARSRFQQASEQNPDQFSPLKVLFEPQQQMIGETVYEVAFIADADGLPLEIIRNQNS; from the coding sequence ATGCACCACGTTTCTATTCGCACGGGAGATATTCATCGCGCGATCGCGTTTTACGAATTATTAGGTTTTACAATTCAAGAGCGCTTTACCACAGGCTATACCCTCGCTTGTTGGTTAAAAGGTTGGAACTCTCGTCTGGAACTAATCCAAATCCCGCAACCGAAACCCGCCCCTGATGCGTTTCATGATGAACATTATGTGGGATATTATCATTTATCCTTTGATGTGACAGAATATGCGAAAAGTTTGCCAGAATGGTTAAATAATGCGCGATCGCGCTTTCAACAAGCCTCAGAACAGAACCCAGACCAATTTTCTCCCTTAAAAGTATTATTTGAACCCCAACAACAGATGATTGGGGAAACCGTCTATGAAGTGGCGTTTATTGCCGATGCCGATGGCTTACCATTGGAGATAATTCGCAATCAGAATAGTTAG